TCAGAATATTCACGTTTTCCTGATCCATAACCGCCCCGCCACCGGTGGCAATGACGCTTTCCTCCGTGGTCGCCAGACTTTTGATAATTTCCCTCTCCTTTTCACGGAAAAACTCCCACCCATTTTCGCTAACCATTGTCTGAATTGTCTTTCCGGTGAGTTTCTCGATGAGCGTATCAGTGTCGTAAAAGGGAAGATGTAATACCTGAGAGAGTCTTTCCCCCACAGAGGATTTTCCGGTACAGCGGTACCCAATCAGAACAACGTTCATCTTTATGGTTATTTCTTGTTAGTTTAGCACATTGCTTTCATTTATACATACATCCATAAAAAATGCGAAAGTTAAGGTAAGCGTTCAGCTATCAGCCCTCAGTTTTCAGCTAAAACAGAAAAATACAAGGGGAAGTCCACAACTCCTAAGACAAGCTTTCTCATACAAATCGGCTGCCTGAAGTATCCCAGTATCTTAAAATCCAAGCCCGGCCCATGTTGCAGGACCGACCTTACCATCGGCCTTTAATCCATGAATCCTTGTCTCTTACTGAACGATCTTTAAGGAGAGTTCCATCAGTTGTTCTATGCTGACCTCCGACGGCGCCTCGGTAAGGAGACACGCCATCTTCTGGGTTTTGGGAAAGGCGATGACATCCCTTATGGATTCTGCACCGGTCATCATCATAATCAATCTGTCAAAGCCGAGTGCTATGCCACCATGGGGGGGCGCCCCGTATTCGAGGGCATCGAGGAGAAAACCAAATTTTTGTCTCACATCCTCTTCGGCAAGCCCGAGGGCGTCGAAGATCATCGCCTGGACATCCGGCTCGTGGATACGAATACTCCCCCCGCCTATCTCAGTTCCGTTGAGGACAAGGTCGTAGGCTCTCGCCCTGACCCTGCCGGGATCGGTGGCGAGAAA
This DNA window, taken from Syntrophales bacterium, encodes the following:
- a CDS encoding shikimate kinase, with amino-acid sequence MNVVLIGYRCTGKSSVGERLSQVLHLPFYDTDTLIEKLTGKTIQTMVSENGWEFFREKEREIIKSLATTEESVIATGGGAVMDQENVNILKKNGVLVWLAADVDTIIERMQADADSTKRRPPLSRDDFIQETINVLEERIPVYRRLADFSVDTAGEGIDEIVEQICRFLERCR